A genomic stretch from Vibrio neptunius includes:
- a CDS encoding GyrI-like domain-containing protein, whose amino-acid sequence MNIGEINGFDLAGYAIRTTNADEMNPSTAKIGELWAKFYANAAPKLNEKSKVYGVYTNYESDFSGAFEVIACSDTLSPERLSDSVKVKIASGKYVTFTASGEMPQAVIDLWGEVWSYFSSENCLYQRAYTTDFEYYKSAHEVEIAIAVK is encoded by the coding sequence TAAACGGTTTTGACCTGGCAGGTTATGCCATTCGTACGACTAACGCAGATGAAATGAATCCATCGACTGCAAAAATTGGAGAGCTTTGGGCCAAGTTTTACGCAAACGCTGCTCCAAAATTGAACGAAAAGTCAAAAGTTTACGGTGTGTACACTAACTATGAATCTGATTTTTCGGGGGCTTTTGAAGTTATCGCTTGTTCGGATACGTTATCACCAGAGCGATTGTCAGACTCAGTAAAAGTGAAGATCGCTTCTGGCAAATACGTGACGTTTACTGCAAGCGGTGAGATGCCACAAGCCGTTATAGACCTATGGGGAGAGGTGTGGAGCTACTTTAGTAGTGAAAATTGCTTGTACCAACGAGCATACACAACAGACTTTGAATACTATAAAAGTGCCCATGAAGTCGAGATTGCTATTGCGGTTAAATAG